Proteins encoded by one window of Bacteroidetes Order II. bacterium:
- a CDS encoding substrate-binding domain-containing protein — translation MKLIRWTLFFLIPLAFIGCTDQKGGVVLDTMTSGKIKIVVDESYKPIFETQLDVFHSDYPDAKVTPLYLSETEMMNKFLASDSFHVAVSSRELTPQEKQYFEKIKVVPITTKIAKDAIALVVHPSMGEVKLTIGQLRDIFSGKVRSWSGVGAKGGDLRVVFDNPNSSSARYVSEQFTSGAKLPDNIFATKQTSDVLTYVSQNPGVLGVIGVNWISDLDDPTNPSFTNKIEVVAVAKSEGEEYFKPYQAYIARKDYPLTREVHVISREGRNGLGKGFSFFAASDKGQRIILKSGLVPATAPLRLIKAKNESPY, via the coding sequence ATGAAACTCATACGTTGGACACTCTTTTTTCTGATCCCGCTTGCCTTTATCGGTTGTACCGACCAAAAAGGTGGTGTCGTTCTGGACACCATGACCAGCGGAAAGATCAAAATTGTGGTAGATGAATCCTATAAACCCATTTTTGAGACCCAATTAGATGTTTTTCATTCGGATTATCCAGACGCCAAGGTAACCCCGCTCTACCTCTCGGAGACCGAAATGATGAACAAATTTCTGGCCAGTGATTCTTTCCATGTGGCTGTATCTTCTCGCGAACTGACCCCACAGGAAAAGCAATATTTTGAAAAGATCAAGGTGGTACCGATTACGACCAAAATCGCAAAAGATGCCATTGCACTTGTCGTCCATCCTTCGATGGGCGAAGTCAAACTAACCATTGGGCAACTGAGAGATATATTCTCCGGTAAAGTCCGGTCTTGGAGTGGGGTTGGTGCAAAAGGGGGAGATTTGCGTGTTGTATTTGATAACCCCAATTCCAGCTCTGCGCGGTATGTATCTGAACAGTTCACGAGCGGTGCAAAGCTACCCGATAATATTTTTGCCACCAAACAGACCTCAGATGTATTAACTTATGTCTCACAAAACCCCGGTGTGCTGGGGGTGATTGGCGTAAACTGGATTAGTGATCTGGACGACCCCACCAATCCTTCTTTTACCAATAAAATAGAAGTGGTGGCCGTTGCAAAGTCTGAAGGAGAGGAATACTTTAAACCTTATCAGGCGTATATTGCACGCAAAGACTATCCGTTAACACGCGAAGTACATGTTATCAGCCGTGAAGGCCGCAATGGCTTAGGTAAAGGTTTTTCCTTCTTCGCAGCTTCGGACAAAGGACAGCGCATCATCCTTAAGTCCGGCTTAGTGCCGGCAACTGCGCCATTAAGGCTTATCAAAGCCAAAAATGAATCCCCATACTAA
- a CDS encoding DUF92 domain-containing protein: MFDSVSELWTDLPIFLACTLFLLGLVGIGEWLNARLHVSAEVTRRLIHAFTGLFVTLSPLLFASPFWIYVLALIFMVANFVAIQHHWFQGMHGISRKSWGTVTFPLALLFALVTSWSPDEGRIFAIQCTFLVLSFSDPLASWVGMSVPKPIVYQVGGSKKSVAGSVAFAVSAFLLVLLGLYLNGFDLRWGWDTIVLAAFTSAVAATLAEALGGDGWDNFFMVVAILTALVFVNHHHGLAYYLAFSVLVGIGFAFLAWRLTFLDLSGAFAVALLGMTVFGLGEWKWSLPGLTFFVLSSILSKLGKKRKAALEGKNEKTSRRDAGQVYANGGFAWAMLVLYVFFQHEAFYWAFVASFAAAAADTWGTEIGGYFQGKTWQLPAFRPVPPGVSGGISVSGTIGAFLGSGVVWLAGAAFLGDVWVWKGAFVIVGAGMVSMFLDSILGGTVQAQYMDASGVVVERRYSGLVENRLIAGYRWVNNDRVNLANTFLGGILGGLCYLGLS; this comes from the coding sequence ATGTTCGATTCGGTTTCGGAGTTGTGGACAGATCTACCCATCTTTCTCGCTTGTACGTTGTTTTTACTGGGTTTAGTGGGAATAGGTGAATGGCTAAATGCCCGCCTACACGTTTCGGCGGAGGTGACCCGTCGGTTGATTCATGCGTTTACAGGTTTGTTTGTTACGCTTTCCCCCTTGCTTTTTGCCAGTCCATTCTGGATTTATGTATTGGCGCTTATATTTATGGTTGCCAATTTTGTCGCAATCCAACATCACTGGTTTCAGGGAATGCATGGCATCTCTCGAAAAAGTTGGGGCACCGTCACGTTTCCATTGGCACTGCTCTTTGCATTGGTCACCAGTTGGAGCCCAGATGAAGGACGGATATTTGCCATCCAATGCACGTTTTTGGTACTTTCCTTTTCCGATCCACTCGCCTCTTGGGTAGGGATGAGCGTACCGAAACCGATAGTGTATCAGGTTGGCGGTTCCAAAAAATCCGTGGCGGGGTCGGTCGCATTTGCAGTTTCTGCTTTTTTATTGGTACTGCTCGGGCTATACCTGAATGGTTTTGATTTGCGCTGGGGCTGGGATACGATCGTATTGGCCGCTTTTACATCGGCAGTTGCGGCGACCCTTGCCGAGGCATTGGGCGGAGACGGTTGGGATAACTTTTTTATGGTTGTCGCAATTCTGACAGCCCTTGTTTTCGTGAATCATCATCATGGTTTGGCCTATTACTTGGCCTTTTCCGTATTGGTAGGAATCGGTTTTGCCTTTTTGGCTTGGCGTTTAACGTTTTTAGACCTATCGGGTGCGTTTGCGGTGGCCTTGCTTGGGATGACGGTTTTTGGGCTGGGGGAATGGAAATGGAGTTTACCCGGCCTCACGTTTTTTGTACTGTCGAGTATCTTATCCAAATTGGGTAAGAAGCGAAAAGCAGCCCTCGAAGGAAAAAACGAAAAAACTTCGCGGCGGGATGCGGGCCAAGTGTATGCTAATGGCGGGTTTGCTTGGGCGATGCTGGTGCTATACGTGTTTTTCCAGCATGAAGCCTTTTATTGGGCTTTTGTGGCTTCGTTTGCCGCTGCCGCTGCCGACACTTGGGGGACCGAAATCGGGGGCTATTTTCAGGGGAAGACTTGGCAGTTGCCTGCGTTTCGCCCAGTGCCCCCCGGCGTTTCCGGCGGTATTTCGGTGTCTGGAACCATCGGAGCGTTTTTGGGGTCAGGGGTGGTTTGGTTGGCGGGGGCGGCCTTTTTGGGCGACGTTTGGGTCTGGAAAGGAGCCTTTGTAATCGTGGGTGCTGGTATGGTGTCCATGTTTCTGGATAGCATCCTCGGTGGCACGGTTCAGGCGCAATATATGGATGCATCTGGTGTGGTGGTGGAACGGCGCTATAGTGGTTTGGTAGAAAACCGTCTCATTGCCGGATACCGTTGGGTCAATAACGACCGTGTCAATCTTGCAAATACCTTTTTAGGTGGAATATTAGGCGGTTTGTGCTATCTTGGGCTATCATGA
- a CDS encoding zinc ribbon domain-containing protein, with product MPTYEYRREDGTTFEVQQSITEPALESCPTTGQPIKRVISGAGLVFKGNGFYLTDYARSGNKTESAASSSES from the coding sequence ATGCCTACTTATGAATATCGAAGGGAGGATGGCACTACGTTTGAGGTTCAGCAATCCATAACTGAACCAGCACTTGAATCTTGTCCGACCACCGGGCAGCCTATAAAACGGGTAATATCTGGTGCCGGATTGGTCTTTAAAGGAAACGGGTTTTATCTGACCGATTATGCCCGTAGTGGGAACAAAACCGAAAGTGCTGCTTCTTCCAGCGAATCATAA
- a CDS encoding MFS transporter: protein MQQSDRVFNRLTIVAALGYFVDLYDMALYNLVKKESLMALGFAGQALVDAEISLFSWQNTGMLVGGLLWGIGGDKRGRLTVLFGSIFLYSVANIANAFVTDYGSYALCRLLAGIGLAGELGAGITLVSESLTKEKRGYGTMMVVGFGLLGGVTAAFCSRFLDWQTNYLVGGTMGLVLLLLRIGTFEPTMFLKTKMTPVARGNFLMLLRPPRLGKYLWCIAIGLPIWFCSGILIAFADRLAQGSGVLGVITIANSAVFYNFGVSSGDFLSGWLSQVFKSRRRVILGFQLALLGIIFVYLLWPGVPQWVFYFFTWLVGLGAGYWAVFVTNAAEQFGTNIRSTVSNTVPNFVRGALVPMGWVFAFLYPKVGMTYAALFIGVTVSMIALYATFQIEETYGKDLDYVEE from the coding sequence ATGCAACAAAGTGACCGTGTATTCAACCGTCTGACAATTGTGGCGGCTTTGGGCTATTTTGTGGATCTCTACGATATGGCTTTGTACAATCTCGTAAAAAAAGAAAGTTTAATGGCATTGGGGTTTGCCGGACAAGCCCTCGTAGATGCTGAGATTTCTTTATTTAGCTGGCAGAACACCGGGATGCTTGTAGGCGGGTTGTTATGGGGTATTGGAGGAGACAAACGAGGACGTCTAACCGTTCTGTTTGGCTCTATTTTTCTTTATTCGGTGGCCAATATCGCCAATGCTTTTGTCACGGATTATGGTTCATATGCTCTTTGCCGCTTACTGGCAGGCATTGGCTTGGCGGGTGAATTGGGCGCTGGCATAACCTTGGTCTCCGAATCGCTCACCAAAGAAAAACGAGGGTATGGTACCATGATGGTGGTGGGATTTGGCCTACTCGGTGGAGTTACTGCGGCCTTTTGCTCGCGGTTCTTAGACTGGCAGACGAACTATTTGGTGGGGGGAACAATGGGATTGGTGCTGTTATTGCTCCGGATCGGGACTTTTGAGCCGACCATGTTTCTCAAAACCAAGATGACCCCCGTGGCACGTGGTAACTTTCTCATGCTTTTACGTCCGCCGCGTTTAGGGAAGTATCTGTGGTGTATTGCCATTGGATTGCCCATCTGGTTTTGTTCTGGTATTCTGATCGCATTTGCCGATCGCTTGGCGCAAGGAAGTGGGGTCTTGGGGGTCATTACCATTGCCAATTCGGCAGTGTTTTATAATTTTGGTGTTTCCTCTGGTGACTTTCTGAGTGGTTGGTTAAGCCAGGTATTTAAGTCGCGAAGACGGGTGATCCTCGGTTTTCAGTTGGCATTACTGGGGATTATATTTGTTTACCTACTTTGGCCCGGTGTCCCGCAATGGGTGTTCTATTTCTTTACTTGGCTGGTTGGGTTGGGCGCAGGATATTGGGCTGTGTTTGTGACTAATGCCGCCGAGCAATTTGGCACCAATATCCGGTCAACGGTCTCTAATACCGTACCGAATTTTGTCCGGGGGGCACTGGTTCCGATGGGATGGGTTTTTGCCTTTTTATATCCTAAAGTAGGCATGACATATGCCGCTTTGTTCATAGGGGTGACTGTGAGTATGATTGCCCTCTACGCCACTTTCCAGATTGAAGAAACCTATGGCAAAGACTTGGATTATGTGGAAGAATAA
- a CDS encoding twin-arginine translocase TatA/TatE family subunit encodes MGNIGSTEIIVIALVIFIFFGAKRLPEIARGLGKGIGEFKKATRDIQNELNVQADDYQYQQQQQPYNQAPQIQPPQPPVGQTQPRTPSVQTPRDNA; translated from the coding sequence ATGGGTAACATCGGATCAACGGAAATCATTGTCATTGCCTTGGTGATTTTCATTTTCTTCGGCGCCAAGCGCCTGCCCGAAATTGCTCGGGGATTAGGCAAGGGCATCGGGGAGTTTAAAAAAGCCACCCGTGATATTCAGAACGAACTGAATGTACAAGCGGATGACTACCAATATCAGCAACAACAGCAACCATACAACCAAGCACCGCAAATTCAGCCTCCCCAACCGCCCGTTGGTCAAACGCAGCCCCGCACGCCATCCGTCCAAACCCCACGAGACAATGCTTAA
- a CDS encoding VWA domain-containing protein → MKNSFLNLFILCAIAFPMGTRAQIAIENNDAPMSRAAMVKPDAAWRPYEVKSIVVNTQFRDQVAETQVSQTIHNPSHRVMEVELLFPLPDGGSVQSFTLMVNGKEMPGRLLPKEEARGIYEEIVRRKKDPALMEYAGYGLFKTSIFPIPPGEDRTITLKYTQLCTKEKGVVSFSYPFGTQKFSGGRIGKVVFKGRIVSTEPLKTLYSPTDQLQIDRPSNREAIVSFEETNVRRERDFKLSFTAEAGEVGATVLSFRPDDQQDGYFMLLATPDVKTARSRKILPKTVLFVLDRSGSMEGKKLVQAKEALKFVLNNLREGDYFNIVDYDDSIRAWKPALQPYNADNRREALRYTEAIESGGGTNIHSALEKAMQQIQDEKRPNYVLFLTDGLPTAGNTNEMQIAENTRRRNRHQARVFAFGVGEDVNARLLDRLVNGNGGRSEYVSLEDNLEAKIAAFYSGITAPLLTNIRIEMSHTDLNRSYPSVLPDLFEGGQIVWVGRYNKSGKTKVSISGKVGDELKTFRFDADLAQASDGTAHSYVEKLWATRRIGTIIDQIDLNGRNEELVNELVSLSKKHGILTPYTSFLADEDVDLRATSANMQRAYSATEDLNETSGAYANAQRSAKQDMMNQAVVVTNKPMAKRNPVMPSARNRGGVASEPPKVEEEKETLQQVGTKTFYLRNNNWIEGEITAEEEKTAKVIKLMTEEYFAFTRSQTPEVNQYLNLDRTTIVRIGNQVYKFER, encoded by the coding sequence ATGAAAAACTCATTTCTAAACCTTTTTATTCTATGTGCCATTGCGTTTCCTATGGGTACTCGGGCGCAGATTGCTATCGAAAACAATGATGCCCCAATGTCGCGTGCCGCAATGGTAAAGCCAGATGCCGCCTGGCGGCCATACGAGGTTAAATCTATTGTGGTAAATACGCAGTTCCGGGATCAGGTTGCCGAAACCCAAGTGTCTCAAACCATTCACAACCCAAGTCATCGGGTGATGGAAGTGGAACTGCTGTTTCCTCTGCCAGATGGGGGCTCGGTACAAAGCTTCACCTTAATGGTCAATGGAAAAGAAATGCCTGGCCGCTTATTGCCCAAAGAGGAGGCACGTGGTATTTATGAAGAAATTGTCCGCCGAAAAAAAGATCCGGCTTTGATGGAATATGCGGGCTATGGCTTGTTTAAGACCAGTATTTTCCCAATTCCTCCTGGCGAAGACCGTACCATTACGCTTAAATACACCCAACTTTGTACCAAAGAAAAAGGGGTTGTCTCCTTTAGTTATCCATTTGGAACACAAAAATTTTCAGGCGGTCGTATAGGGAAAGTGGTTTTTAAAGGACGGATTGTCTCTACGGAACCCTTGAAGACCCTTTACAGCCCAACCGACCAACTGCAGATAGACCGTCCTTCTAACCGCGAAGCCATTGTCTCGTTCGAGGAAACCAATGTTCGCCGCGAGCGTGACTTTAAACTCTCCTTTACGGCGGAGGCGGGCGAAGTGGGTGCGACTGTTTTGAGCTTTCGTCCAGATGATCAACAAGATGGCTATTTTATGTTGCTCGCTACGCCAGACGTAAAAACAGCGCGTAGCCGGAAGATATTGCCTAAAACAGTTTTGTTTGTCTTGGACCGTTCCGGTTCTATGGAAGGGAAAAAATTGGTACAAGCCAAAGAAGCCCTGAAATTTGTCCTGAACAACCTGCGCGAAGGGGATTATTTTAATATTGTGGATTATGATGACAGCATCCGTGCGTGGAAGCCCGCATTGCAACCCTACAATGCAGACAATCGCCGCGAAGCATTGCGTTATACCGAGGCGATAGAATCTGGTGGAGGAACCAATATTCATAGTGCCCTCGAAAAAGCAATGCAGCAGATTCAAGACGAAAAGCGGCCTAATTATGTCCTTTTTCTAACCGATGGGCTGCCAACCGCTGGTAATACCAACGAAATGCAAATTGCCGAAAATACCCGCCGTAGAAACCGACATCAGGCACGGGTTTTTGCCTTCGGTGTGGGCGAGGATGTCAATGCTCGGCTATTGGATCGTTTGGTAAATGGGAATGGCGGAAGAAGCGAGTATGTGAGCCTCGAAGATAATCTGGAAGCCAAAATCGCTGCGTTCTATTCGGGTATTACTGCACCTCTACTGACCAACATTCGGATTGAGATGAGCCATACCGACCTTAACCGTTCGTATCCGAGCGTACTGCCAGACTTGTTTGAAGGGGGGCAAATTGTATGGGTGGGCCGCTACAACAAGTCCGGAAAAACGAAGGTGAGTATCTCTGGAAAGGTAGGTGATGAATTAAAGACCTTCCGCTTTGATGCAGACTTGGCCCAAGCCTCCGACGGCACGGCCCATAGTTATGTGGAAAAACTTTGGGCAACACGTCGGATCGGAACCATTATTGACCAAATTGACCTGAATGGCCGCAACGAAGAATTGGTAAACGAGTTGGTGAGTTTGTCTAAAAAACATGGCATTCTGACCCCTTATACCAGTTTTTTGGCCGATGAAGACGTGGACTTGCGGGCCACTTCGGCGAATATGCAACGTGCCTATTCTGCCACCGAAGACCTCAATGAGACATCAGGTGCTTATGCGAATGCCCAGCGCTCGGCCAAGCAAGACATGATGAATCAGGCGGTGGTGGTGACCAATAAACCCATGGCCAAACGTAATCCAGTGATGCCTTCTGCCCGCAATAGGGGGGGAGTGGCTTCCGAGCCGCCCAAGGTGGAAGAAGAAAAAGAGACGTTGCAACAAGTGGGGACAAAAACCTTCTACCTGCGTAATAACAACTGGATAGAGGGCGAAATTACGGCTGAGGAAGAAAAAACCGCCAAAGTCATTAAGTTGATGACGGAGGAATACTTTGCTTTTACGCGAAGTCAAACTCCGGAAGTGAACCAATATCTAAACTTAGACCGTACCACTATTGTGCGGATTGGGAATCAGGTTTACAAATTTGAACGTTAA
- a CDS encoding tetratricopeptide repeat protein, translated as MSKIHTFTKSLLTLLVCWLAVQAVPAQSLGDAEKLLSYDRAEEAITLLKSLSQAAPADVPTNFALGKILLSQGDKDGAIAVFQQLASGTPNTAGALLGAAQILILNNNVAGAKTNLDKAARLAKKDATLMRIIGESLLLGDHGDPALALTFLEKARSMAKTDPAVYKALADAYDGQNNAGKAVTQWEYVMQYAPNDPIPHYEVGKIWQRAKNSDMAIASFTKANELDPKFLGPLRRIRDLYYDNNQWSGTIEASEKIVASGAANFEDWRPYVEAAYFSRNYDTLIRIIPGVVEKYPEENYLWRLLGYAQYEKSNYQAALDAMNTFFPKQDPEKILVSDYDYTAKIYEKLGADSTAATYYEKVVELDPEGKKELNGTIASIYFKKKNWSKAGQYFLKKIQTSAEVKDQDVLLLGYCYFYNQQYAQADSTFGKVAEMRPDLPAAPYWQGYTRQIQEDNQNRANKLSEDMQGFKIGDAKASFDKFIELAQADPTKYKPQFTRAYKYLISYYGVQKDLDNTKAYINKYLTEIDPNNAFYKELLANLNQYGFQTTVQVPKAPATGGKSPAKPNGKSK; from the coding sequence ATGAGCAAGATCCATACGTTCACGAAAAGTCTTTTAACGCTCCTTGTGTGCTGGCTGGCCGTTCAGGCTGTGCCCGCCCAATCGCTGGGCGATGCAGAAAAATTGCTAAGTTACGACCGCGCCGAAGAGGCCATTACCTTGTTGAAGTCTCTGAGTCAGGCAGCGCCTGCCGATGTCCCAACCAATTTTGCACTGGGGAAAATCTTGCTCAGTCAGGGGGACAAAGATGGCGCCATTGCTGTCTTCCAGCAGTTGGCTTCTGGAACGCCGAATACGGCGGGGGCATTACTTGGTGCTGCGCAAATTTTGATTCTGAACAACAATGTTGCGGGGGCAAAAACCAATCTCGACAAGGCAGCGCGTTTAGCCAAAAAAGATGCAACGCTGATGCGCATTATTGGGGAATCCTTGTTATTGGGTGATCATGGAGATCCAGCGCTTGCTCTCACCTTTCTGGAAAAGGCCCGGAGCATGGCCAAAACCGATCCTGCGGTCTATAAGGCACTGGCAGATGCTTATGATGGTCAAAACAATGCCGGAAAAGCTGTTACACAATGGGAATATGTAATGCAATATGCCCCCAATGACCCCATTCCACACTACGAGGTTGGGAAAATCTGGCAACGGGCCAAAAATAGTGATATGGCCATTGCTTCCTTTACAAAAGCCAATGAGTTGGACCCCAAATTTCTTGGGCCTCTGCGCCGTATTCGGGACCTATACTACGACAACAATCAATGGAGCGGAACCATAGAAGCTTCCGAGAAAATTGTGGCCAGTGGGGCTGCCAACTTTGAGGACTGGCGTCCATATGTTGAAGCGGCCTATTTTTCTCGGAACTATGATACCTTGATTCGGATCATTCCTGGTGTAGTAGAAAAATATCCGGAAGAAAACTACTTGTGGCGTTTGTTGGGCTATGCGCAATACGAAAAAAGCAACTATCAAGCAGCGCTTGATGCCATGAATACGTTCTTCCCTAAACAAGACCCCGAAAAAATCTTGGTCTCGGATTATGACTATACCGCCAAGATCTATGAGAAATTAGGCGCAGACTCTACCGCTGCCACCTACTACGAGAAAGTTGTGGAATTGGATCCAGAGGGGAAAAAAGAACTGAACGGAACCATTGCCAGTATCTACTTCAAGAAAAAAAACTGGAGTAAAGCAGGGCAGTACTTTCTGAAAAAAATTCAAACCTCTGCCGAAGTGAAAGACCAAGATGTCCTCTTGTTGGGGTATTGCTATTTTTATAACCAACAATATGCCCAGGCAGACAGCACTTTTGGCAAAGTGGCCGAAATGCGTCCAGATTTGCCCGCCGCACCTTATTGGCAAGGATATACCCGCCAAATTCAGGAAGACAACCAAAACCGCGCCAATAAGCTATCTGAAGATATGCAAGGCTTTAAAATTGGTGATGCAAAGGCTTCGTTTGATAAATTTATCGAATTGGCCCAAGCCGACCCGACGAAGTACAAGCCACAATTTACGCGGGCATATAAATACCTGATTTCGTATTACGGTGTACAAAAAGACTTAGACAATACCAAAGCATACATCAATAAATATCTGACGGAAATTGACCCGAACAATGCCTTCTACAAGGAATTGTTGGCGAATCTGAATCAGTATGGATTCCAGACAACCGTTCAGGTACCAAAAGCGCCTGCCACCGGAGGTAAGTCTCCCGCAAAACCCAATGGGAAAAGTAAATAA
- the gatA gene encoding Asp-tRNA(Asn)/Glu-tRNA(Gln) amidotransferase subunit GatA — protein sequence MYRTFSEAQTALLKGETSSRTLVLSFLAAIEEQNPSLNAFLSVDQEGALRQAEALDARVATGNPPPLAGLVLGVKDVICIRDQQVTCASRMLADFTSLYDATAIERLREAGAIFIGKLNCDEFAMGSSNENSYFGPVRNPINPDYVPGGSSGGSAAAVAAGLCHAALGTDTGGSIRQPAAYCGVLGIKPTYGRVSRRGLVAYASSFDSMGVFAHTAEDAARILAVMAGQDEWDATSAPVEVPAYPDLLTGSVKGLKIGLPAEFFGGGLDPEINAAIQREVARLALNGATVHPVSLPNSKYGIATYYILTTAEASSNLARYDGVRYGYRADVKALRAEMKESGDEEPLLNRLYAQTRTEGFGDEVKRRIMLGTYVLSAGYYDAYYGKAQQVRRLIRSDFDRAFEEVDVLVTPTAPTTAFPLGSQTEDPLTMYLNDIYTVTANLAGIPGISVPVGLHSNGLPIGLQMLGRPFDEALLLNTADYILRG from the coding sequence ATGTATCGTACATTTTCGGAAGCCCAAACCGCGCTTTTGAAGGGCGAAACCAGTTCCCGAACACTGGTTTTGTCGTTTTTAGCCGCTATTGAAGAACAAAATCCTTCGCTCAATGCCTTCTTATCTGTAGATCAGGAAGGAGCCCTTCGTCAGGCGGAAGCCCTAGATGCCCGCGTAGCCACAGGTAATCCGCCGCCACTGGCTGGATTGGTCTTGGGCGTAAAAGACGTGATTTGTATCCGTGACCAACAGGTAACCTGTGCCTCCAGAATGCTGGCAGATTTTACTTCGCTCTATGATGCCACGGCCATTGAACGGCTTCGTGAAGCGGGGGCTATCTTTATCGGAAAACTGAATTGTGACGAATTTGCGATGGGGTCTTCCAATGAGAACTCCTATTTTGGCCCCGTTCGGAATCCGATTAATCCGGATTATGTACCTGGTGGCTCTTCGGGTGGGTCGGCGGCGGCAGTTGCAGCAGGTCTTTGTCATGCAGCTTTAGGGACCGATACAGGCGGCTCTATCCGTCAGCCTGCCGCTTATTGTGGGGTGTTGGGCATTAAGCCCACCTATGGCCGCGTAAGTCGGCGTGGCTTGGTGGCCTATGCCTCTTCTTTCGACTCAATGGGTGTTTTTGCCCATACTGCCGAGGATGCCGCTCGGATTTTGGCGGTGATGGCGGGCCAAGACGAATGGGATGCCACCTCTGCACCTGTTGAGGTACCGGCATACCCCGACTTGTTGACGGGTTCGGTGAAGGGATTGAAAATTGGCCTTCCAGCAGAATTTTTTGGTGGAGGATTAGACCCCGAAATCAACGCGGCCATCCAGAGAGAAGTGGCACGCCTTGCTTTGAATGGCGCAACGGTTCATCCGGTCTCTCTACCCAACTCCAAGTATGGCATTGCGACCTACTACATCTTGACCACTGCCGAGGCTTCTTCTAACTTGGCCCGATACGATGGAGTACGGTACGGCTATCGCGCAGACGTGAAGGCCCTTCGCGCCGAAATGAAAGAAAGCGGCGATGAAGAACCGCTGCTTAACCGACTTTATGCGCAAACCCGTACCGAAGGATTTGGGGATGAGGTGAAGCGCCGTATCATGCTGGGAACATATGTGCTTTCCGCCGGATACTACGATGCCTATTATGGCAAGGCACAACAAGTCCGTAGGCTCATCCGTTCCGATTTTGACCGAGCCTTTGAGGAAGTGGACGTTTTAGTCACGCCTACAGCCCCAACGACGGCTTTTCCTTTGGGGTCACAAACCGAAGACCCGCTAACCATGTATCTGAACGATATTTATACGGTTACGGCCAACCTGGCTGGTATTCCGGGAATCTCGGTTCCGGTGGGATTGCATAGTAACGGTTTACCAATCGGCTTGCAAATGTTAGGTCGGCCTTTCGATGAAGCGCTTTTGCTGAATACGGCGGATTATATTTTAAGGGGCTGA